The region TTCTCTGAAATTCTTCTTAATtatcaaatatttttacaagtccctaaatagaaggaaaaagataGCAGGAAACATGAGTTTCTAAGAAAAAAACCTTTTCAAAAAGACTATCACATCTCtcatttgtttgttttttcttttaatttctttttcactACTTTACACTCTTGCCCGCCACTTactatttttctctttatatGCAATATCGTTGAAAGGCAAAGAATAAAGGTCTACCTTGGCAACAAAGACGTCTTTGAATGATATATACATCGCATGAAATGCCACACTCAATTGTCAGCGAGACAAGTGTGAGCCACACTATTCATATCAATATTTGGGGCCAAAATGAAAGTGTAATATATTCTATTGGCACTTCGCATAAAGACTCCCAGAATAATAAACACAATATTGGCCTTAAAATTGGATTATTGGATTAGTTGCTTCAATGGGATCCTAAGGGTTGTGTTGTCTATTACATTTAAGTAAGGGTTATGGAAGTGATATTGTTTGATCACTAACTGATATGACTTTTGgacttctcaaaataaaatgaagCAAAAAGTAAGAAGAAAAGCCAAATTTGTATCAGTAGTTTCTAATTGTGGTTAGTGGAAGTGATAAAAGGTAACCCgatgcactaagctcccgctgtGTTTGGAATCAGGAAAATGATTGAACACAAGCATCTATTGTACACAACCTTATCctatattttgcaaatataaAATGTCAAGTTGAGAAAGATAATAGATGAACTTAGGAATATAGACAAACTCAAGGCAAAAGTGAGTTTGGAGCCATAGCATATATCCAATTTTATACTTCTCTTCCCAATGTTTCTGCAAGAATTTTTGCCTCAAGATATAAGACAAAACaaatagtgataaaaaaaaaaagtgactcGAGCAATATAGATACTACGCTGCGTTCGTTGAATTAGATACAGAGACAGATGTGGATTGGAGAAGAGGAGAGAATGGGGGTAATGTGACAATAGGAGAAccaatgaaaatattttaaggTAAACAACTGTATCCAATCCCAAGTACGTGACTTTTGGAATTATAATACAGACTAACGGCTGTTACTTTAATTGCACCGTTTCCTTGATGGCCCGTTTCGGcttttagtttttaaaataacaaataGTTATTCAGTGAGAAAATAGgatgaaaatccaaaaaaatcagaaaaaagataaatactaaTATTGAATTTTTAAATAGCCACGTAAGCGGCCTTTattactttttatatatatcttaATGTATTAGCGGCGGTTTTAACGGTCATAAATCactaaaagtgaaaaatggtttaacaaaatcataataatattaatacaTAATGGAGACCTTGTTAAGTCATGGTGCatctatatatacaaaattCATACCGGGAAcaactaaaattttaaatcatGACTAATTCTGTGAGGCCTCGGGTAAATATTGTGATtattaagaaataataatagacgATCTTAAAGAAACAATACTACTCCAAATATGAGATGAAAGAAATAACCTTCATAGAGATTACAACCAAGGACTCAGGTTGGAGTACTTGCTCGAAAGACAAACTCAACGGCAGAGGAATTATAGGTGATACTTTGTAATTGGATAAAGATTTAGTCGTTGATAGAGTAAGTAGTTATGCTCTTGGTATATAACCAAAAGAAACATTTCTTTGCCTTCCAATATTAGTTTTCTAACCAAAGTTTCAATCCAGACAATACCTTAGACGTGACAAATAACATGCAGAAGATGTTTAAAGGATAAAGAACATCACCTTGAAAGATTAGAATGTAATATCATATCTGCTAGATTTGAGGAAACTCTTGAGAGAAATTTATTCTTTAAAATTTTGTAGTAGATTTTCAAGTTCTTTTAAATTGTAAGAATTAGAGTTTGTTCATCATCACAAATCCTCCATATGGATCAACATATTCCTGTGCATCACTCTTAATTATTACCATTAACGATGTTACATTTTTGTAATTTCGGCACCTTATTGAATACAACCTATCGAAAATTGCGTGACAGTGATGTTTCAATCATGCAATAATGTAATCCtcaataaatataaaaaggggGACTAATTTTACAAGATATTATTGGATGTACTGTGCAAACTTCTTACCTCTATCAAGGGATTTGGTTGGATACTACAAGATATAATTGGATGTACTATGCAAACTTCTTACCTCTATCAAGGGATTTGGTTGGATTCTTCTTACCCAAAAAATTGAATCTTGTTTCTTCTGCCCCTCTTCTCAAGTTTGTGACGTCCTTCATCACCTGGTAACCAATAATAAATATTACTGTAGTACACAAAGACTCACATCTTCATACTTTACTTCCAAGCAAGACAACACAAGCACCAAGGATGTGGCCTGAATCTAGAGCTGCTTGTCGTTCCAACCCAGTTGCAACGATGCAGTTCACGGAGCGCCATGAGAACTAATAATTACTAAACATGAAAATTATGGTTTGTCAAGGCCTTATGTGAAAGTAAGGGTCCCTAACATCTTAATACAACACCATTTGTTAACGTTCTTAATCATTCAACCTAAGGTCCATTGAACGGATGTGACAGTCCATGTCAAAGTTCATAATGTAATGGACGTTCCAGGGAAGACTGGTTTTAACCTTTAAATACAAagattattataagaaattacattgattagtattattatcattagtTAGAGTTTTTCTTGATGTATTAATTCATATCTTGATGGTTAAGATGTCCTTATAACCGCTCATAATATACTAAATTTTATAACAGCATCCTGTCCTTTAACTTggagtagaaaatgaagtcctcaatacaacactattattcagcACACAAATAAACTTACCTTATAATAACCATACTCTTGCGAATAGTGCCGCTCTTTCGACTCCGCAATTGTCAAGTTTGGTTTCCAGTTTTCCATTTGTGCTTCACAAAGAGCGACTTCATTTTCAAAGTATGAAAGTGTTCTGCTAACACACAACGTACCAAAACTATATCGGAGTAGTAAAATTGGattcaaaataaaatgaaataaagaagtagAAGACATATACAATGTAGATGTACTCAACTTGAAAGTACAATTGCAATTTTCACTTCTTATAAGACAGTAGTGCCAATTAGTGTTTAATACTCACAGAACAAAATTTACTTCCTTGACTCCTTCAAACAATACTGCCTTCAAACTGTCTTTGTTATTCACTTCCTTGACTACTCCAAACATTACTGCCTTCAAACTGTCTTAGTTATTTACTTCCTTGACTTCATACAATCCCGCCTTGTAATTCCTTGAACATTAGAAAATACactaaaatagaaaaaaataagaaagtaaaaaaCCGAAAACTCAACCGTTTGTGAACCAATGTTGAAGCGTTCAGTTGCCGGAAGACTTTCAGTGGACTGGAAAATGCCATATTTCGACTTCGTGGGTGACTTGATGGCATTATCAGCACCGGAAACCGATGTTATTGATACTCATTGATCTTGATCTCATCACCATCCTGTAAATCCTCAATTTTAATGTCAGTAAGTTCATTAATATTGTCATGATGAATACTGATTTTTAATTCTTCCTTCTCTGAATATCCGCTTCTCTTACCCTTGCTCAACTTGAAGGAATACAAGTAGCCACAATGAAAAGGATAGCAGTATTTAAGAGGTTTTGGTACGGTGTCCATTAGTTTTTCTTAATGTAAAATGGTTAAAGAAAGATAATTTTaagggaaaacaaattgaaagaaCCCTTTCAGGGGAAAGCACTAATAAAAGAAACATTTTTAGTATtagttataataaaataaataaaaagggagGAAATAGATAAATAGGAATCCTGATCATTGAAGCATGCCACGTATGCGGGGCTATGTCCTGcctttatatataatataacaatgAGTTCTATATAAGCAGAAGAAATAAAACTTTACCGAAAGATGAAAATGTAATACACTCTAAACTCCATACCGCTAAACTATAATCAATATATATAGTCACTGAAGCTTAATTTTTTTCGGCATATTGCAAGAACAACAGTCATTGAGTTATTATAGGAGGAGGTTCTGTTTTTCAATGAATAGCCTTCTGTAATAAACAAATTTACCTAATATATTTATGGGTTTATGATTCAGCTTAGCAGTGAGATTATGTTTATAACCTATTGATTGTTGAATTAATTTATATTGATCACTGTGAAATTTGTGTGGATCCAATTCCACACTGCGGATGTACCAACAGATCTTGTCAGGCATTTTTTGCGAACACTTCATACGAGTCACAATAAGCATGTCGTGTTGGTCTCTTTTTTACTCAGAACAAAACTTGTTAAGTACCTGTTATCCAACTCTGCAGTAACGTTGGTACTTGGTAACAGCGATGGAGTGAACAAAGACGACTGAAATAAAAATCGAAAGTGCAAGTAAATGTAGCACATATATGAAGATGACAATGGGAGAAGAACGTAAATATTAGCTGGAAAGCATAAAGAAATTGAATAAACGTGAAGCAAGGGAACAATAGATTTTAAAATGTGAGAAGGAGCAATACATACATAGAGAGAGAGGGAGGGAaggttctactttttttttttttttttttttttttttttttgttgctctGCATCACCTGCAACATTATTGGTTTTCCGACTTAGAATTCAAGTCATTTCCGCAAGCTGTGGGGGATGTCTCTCTGTTAGGGCATTTCTGCGAACTCTTCATGGGCGTCAAAAATAAGCATGTCGTTTtggtctttttcttttctcagaATGATCTTGTAAGTAGTTTGTTATCCATTTCTGCAGTAATGTTGGTAACAGCAATGGAGGGAATAAAAGACGAACTGATGTAAAAATCCAAAGCGGAAGTAAGTGTAACATGGTAAATGAAGATGGCAGTGAGGGTAGAAAGTAGATGTTATTAGCAagggaaattcaagaaattgatcAAACTGTGATGGAAGAGAACGTTAGATtgtaaaagaagagaagaaacgATACATACACAGAGAGAGTGGGGAGAATAGAGTGAATTAAGAATAACTAATGGTAAGAAGCAGTTGATATTTTTAAGCGGTGTCATTTCCGTATGGAATGCCGAAgggttttctttaatttttttctttgtgaaAAGCTAGGgtaaaaatccaaaaatttgtaaaaaaaagataaatacaatcCCTGCATTTGTGTTGCGCCACGCCAGCAGGACTTTgtctatatgatatgatatgatgttggcGTTTGATAtggtgatatttttttaatgcatttaatttatcatggaaaaaaaagtttgttgcaattattgttgttttaaaaCTAACGTTGTCTGGAACCCTTCGTAGTAGTTTACATTAGAAAATGTAATCTTCTACTTTAGTCGGTTGATAAGTAGAGGAAAACTAGAATTTTCGCGAAGCCTTGTCTTGCAGGAGTAATTtatcaaattgattaatttttttttttttttttttagcgggTGTTGAACGCAAACTGTCACTGCTTCTATGTCCCTTTCATTCTCAGGTTACATGCCATTTTTACTTTATCAAGTTTCCCTTAAATTTTACAGTAGTTGGTGAAGTGGAAATCATTAAAAAGATTCGGGAAAAACAAGAAAGGCGATGCTAGCTTTCTTATAGAATGTACCATTTTAGAAAATTATGTGTTTTTTCAGTTTGGTGCTAAGTATCTCTTGAGTATATTTGATCAGTTGAAGAAAAGGGCTTTTTCGCTTTCTCATAAAAAGTTATCATTAGTGGCAATATGAAGGTCGCAAAACTTGAGCCCTAATTGTTGCTCATGCTAATCCTATTATGTTAGGAGGGGAAGCATGTTGGGAATTTGCCTAAAGTGTGAGAAGCCTCTTACTTCTGATTATTCATGTCCTTTTTATGTTACACTGGCAGCTGATGCTGGTGATACAGTAATAGTCTTTCCAAGctctcccttttcttttccccttttttttttttttttttttttaaaaaaaaaaaaaaaagttgggaaGTTTGGAATGGCTTCTCCTCATTGCTTGTGCTCTGTTTGACTCTATATTGGATATTACTATGTTCTGTGCGTTGTAACAAATCATGATCGATTAAATCAGCAAGTAAGGGAAGGACATGCTGTTCCAAAAAGACACTAGTGGTTACCTTGGGGACAATTTATCCTTTATCTAATCTCCGGCAGTTAGAGAAGAAACGATCTCCATGAAACTTTCGTTAGTCTGTCTTCATATGCGGGAAGGATAGACATTCAATTTGA is a window of Lycium ferocissimum isolate CSIRO_LF1 chromosome 12, AGI_CSIRO_Lferr_CH_V1, whole genome shotgun sequence DNA encoding:
- the LOC132040297 gene encoding uncharacterized protein LOC132040297 codes for the protein MFGVVKEVNNKDSLKAVLFEGVKEVNFVLTLSYFENEVALCEAQMENWKPNLTIAESKERHYSQEYGYYKVMKDVTNLRRGAEETRFNFLGKKNPTKSLDRGKKFA